A single window of Ignavibacteriota bacterium DNA harbors:
- a CDS encoding sugar phosphate isomerase/epimerase, with protein MLIGVRAHDFGKLSIEELAKKIQEKNISYIQLALSKAVAGIDNPSGILNPGLASYIRDILYKHNIKISVLGVYLNYIHPDIEQRRKNIEIFKEHVRFARDFGCSVIGTETGSLNANYSYNSENESDYAFNLLYNSLSELVDEAEKFGVFVGIEGVTSHVLTTPQRIKEMLDKINSNNLQVIFDPVNLIDFKNFNEQDRIIKQSFELFGDKIAVIHAKDFIVENNNLSQVAPGKGILNYKLLCDLIKKRKPHIEILMEETTPLNIHESINYIEKYFKE; from the coding sequence ATGTTAATTGGCGTTAGAGCGCACGATTTTGGAAAACTTAGTATTGAAGAACTCGCAAAAAAAATTCAAGAAAAGAATATATCATATATACAACTCGCACTTTCAAAAGCTGTTGCCGGCATTGATAATCCCTCGGGTATTTTAAATCCGGGTTTGGCAAGTTATATTAGGGATATTTTATACAAGCACAATATTAAAATTTCAGTGCTGGGTGTTTACTTAAATTATATACATCCTGATATTGAACAAAGACGTAAGAATATTGAAATATTTAAAGAGCATGTAAGATTTGCCCGTGACTTTGGATGCAGTGTTATTGGAACAGAAACAGGTTCATTAAATGCCAATTATTCATATAATAGTGAAAATGAAAGCGATTACGCTTTTAATCTTCTTTACAATAGCTTAAGTGAACTTGTTGATGAAGCAGAAAAATTTGGCGTGTTCGTCGGTATTGAAGGTGTTACTAGCCATGTTCTTACAACACCGCAGAGAATAAAAGAAATGCTGGATAAAATAAATTCAAATAATCTGCAGGTAATTTTTGATCCGGTAAATTTAATTGATTTTAAAAACTTTAATGAACAAGACAGAATAATTAAACAATCATTTGAATTATTCGGCGATAAAATTGCTGTAATTCACGCAAAAGATTTTATTGTTGAAAATAATAACCTTTCTCAAGTCGCACCGGGAAAGGGAATTTTAAATTATAAACTGTTGTGCGATTTAATCAAAAAACGAAAACCGCACATTGAGATTTTAATGGAAGAAACAACACCATTAAACATTCATGAAAGTATTAATTATATTGAAAAATATTTTAAAGAATAA
- a CDS encoding S9 family peptidase, protein MLKILFALVFLVMVFGCSESKIKLKYPQTAKVDIIDNYFGVKVHDPYRWLEDDKSPETAKWVEDENKVTEDYLSKIPFREKIKNRLTELWNFEKYSAPQKVKDFYIFYKNDGLQEQYVVYIQKGLNGQPEVLIDPNKLSDDGSVSLDDLTFSNDGKYCSYSISRGGSDWREIYVMETESKKLLPDHLMWAKFSSLAWFKDGFFYSRYEKPKDDELLKAKNEFHKLYYHKLGDAQENDKLVLEDKSNPQLGFSASVTDDENYLIIYGWQGSASENSVYIKNLKTDSQIKLILGKFDAEYAIVDNLESNILTVTNKNAPHSKLVLIDPLKPGEENWKTIIPESKDVLKSVTYVGGKLFAEYLKDANTKVLIFNLEGNQLSELHLPGIGTAYGFGGKKDYKELFYTFTSFNYPPTIFKYDIENDKSEVFRKINIKFNPDEYETKQVFYSSKDGTKIPLFITHKKGLKLDGNNPAMLYGYGGFNISLTPEFAISIIPILENGGVYAMACLRGGGEYGEEWHKAGMLQNKQNVFDDFIAAAEYLIENKYTNPNKLALRGGSNGGTLIGAVINQRPEICKVAFPQVGVMDMLRFHKFTIGWAWVPEYGSSEDSVQFMNLYKYSPLHNIKSDLKYPAVMVTTADHDDRVFPAHSFKYAATFQEKYKGDNPVLIRIETKVGHGAGTSTSKSIELYSDLWSFMFYNLDVKL, encoded by the coding sequence ATGCTTAAAATTTTATTTGCATTGGTGTTTTTAGTTATGGTTTTCGGGTGTTCAGAAAGCAAAATTAAATTAAAATATCCACAAACTGCTAAAGTTGATATTATAGATAATTATTTTGGTGTTAAAGTGCATGATCCTTACCGCTGGCTTGAAGATGATAAATCACCGGAAACTGCAAAATGGGTTGAGGATGAAAATAAAGTTACGGAAGATTATCTTTCAAAAATTCCTTTTAGAGAAAAAATAAAAAACAGACTAACAGAATTATGGAATTTTGAAAAATATTCTGCGCCGCAAAAAGTTAAAGATTTTTACATTTTCTATAAAAATGACGGTTTGCAGGAACAATATGTTGTATATATTCAAAAGGGATTGAATGGTCAGCCGGAAGTTCTGATTGATCCTAATAAACTTTCGGATGACGGATCAGTAAGTTTGGACGATTTAACTTTTTCCAATGACGGAAAATATTGTTCATATTCAATTTCAAGAGGCGGTTCGGACTGGCGCGAAATTTATGTTATGGAAACAGAATCTAAAAAACTACTTCCTGATCATTTAATGTGGGCAAAATTTTCAAGTCTGGCTTGGTTTAAAGACGGATTTTTTTATAGTCGTTATGAAAAGCCGAAAGATGATGAATTGCTAAAGGCCAAAAATGAATTTCATAAATTATATTATCATAAATTAGGCGATGCGCAGGAAAATGATAAATTAGTTTTAGAAGATAAATCAAATCCACAATTAGGCTTTTCTGCTTCTGTAACTGACGATGAAAATTATTTAATAATTTATGGATGGCAGGGTTCCGCAAGTGAAAACAGTGTTTATATTAAAAATCTTAAGACAGATTCTCAAATAAAATTGATACTTGGAAAATTTGATGCGGAGTACGCAATTGTTGATAATTTGGAATCAAATATATTAACCGTAACAAACAAAAATGCTCCTCACTCCAAACTTGTATTAATCGATCCTTTAAAACCCGGCGAAGAAAATTGGAAAACGATTATTCCGGAAAGTAAAGATGTTTTAAAATCCGTGACATATGTCGGCGGAAAACTCTTTGCCGAATATTTAAAAGATGCCAATACAAAAGTTTTGATATTTAATTTAGAAGGTAATCAGCTTAGTGAATTACATTTGCCGGGAATTGGAACCGCATATGGGTTTGGCGGAAAAAAAGATTACAAAGAATTGTTTTATACTTTTACTTCATTCAATTATCCGCCAACAATTTTCAAGTATGATATTGAAAATGATAAATCTGAAGTTTTTAGAAAAATTAATATTAAATTCAATCCCGATGAATATGAAACAAAACAGGTTTTTTACAGCAGCAAAGATGGTACGAAAATTCCATTATTTATTACACACAAAAAAGGATTGAAACTTGATGGTAACAATCCGGCAATGCTTTATGGTTATGGCGGTTTTAATATTTCCTTAACTCCGGAGTTCGCAATTTCCATAATTCCAATTTTAGAAAATGGCGGAGTTTACGCAATGGCTTGTCTTCGCGGCGGCGGCGAATACGGCGAAGAATGGCATAAAGCCGGGATGCTTCAGAATAAACAAAATGTTTTTGATGATTTTATTGCCGCTGCAGAATATCTAATCGAAAATAAATATACAAATCCTAATAAGCTTGCTTTGCGCGGCGGTTCTAACGGTGGAACTTTAATTGGTGCTGTTATAAATCAAAGACCAGAAATTTGTAAAGTTGCATTTCCTCAGGTTGGAGTAATGGATATGTTAAGATTTCATAAATTTACAATTGGCTGGGCATGGGTTCCTGAATACGGTTCAAGTGAAGACTCGGTTCAATTCATGAATCTTTATAAATATTCTCCGCTTCATAATATTAAAAGCGATTTAAAATATCCGGCTGTAATGGTAACAACAGCTGATCATGATGATAGGGTATTTCCGGCACATTCTTTCAAATATGCGGCTACTTTTCAAGAAAAATATAAAGGTGATAATCCCGTACTGATAAGAATTGAAACAAAAGTTGGTCATGGTGCAGGAACAAGTACTTCTAAATCTATTGAGTTATATTCTGATTTATGGTCGTTTATGTTTTATAATCTTGATGTAAAATTGTAA
- a CDS encoding CoA-binding protein, with the protein MTSKETVDNFMKCKNIAVVGVSRKSSKFGNVIYKELKNKGYNVYGVNPNMDIIENDKCYKDLHELNGKIEAVVNVVSPKQTLEVVKEASSIGVKNFWMQQGSESDEAINYCKENGINEIHKECILMFTESVDSIHKVHKWFWKILGKLPN; encoded by the coding sequence ATGACATCAAAAGAAACAGTTGATAATTTTATGAAATGCAAAAATATCGCGGTTGTTGGTGTTTCAAGAAAGAGTTCTAAGTTTGGGAATGTAATTTATAAAGAACTCAAGAATAAAGGATATAATGTTTACGGTGTTAATCCCAATATGGATATAATTGAAAATGACAAATGTTATAAAGATCTGCATGAATTAAACGGAAAAATTGAAGCAGTTGTAAATGTTGTTTCACCAAAGCAGACTTTGGAAGTAGTTAAAGAAGCGAGCTCAATTGGAGTTAAAAATTTTTGGATGCAGCAAGGCAGTGAATCTGATGAAGCAATTAATTACTGTAAAGAAAACGGAATAAATGAAATTCATAAAGAATGTATTTTAATGTTTACGGAGTCAGTCGACTCAATACATAAAGTTCACAAGTGGTTTTGGAAAATACTTGGTAAACTACCTAACTAA
- a CDS encoding DNA-3-methyladenine glycosylase I: MINRCTWCGTDPLYVKYHDEEWGVPSHDDRKLFEMLNLEGAQAGLSWFTILKKRENYKNVFDNFDAEKISKYSDKKIEKILQDPGIVRNKLKVNSVITNAKAFLQVKQEFGTFDNYIWQFVNYKQINNSFKSIKDVPAKTEISDAMSKDLKKRGFKFVGSTICYAFMQAVGMINDHTKNCFRYEEINNLS; the protein is encoded by the coding sequence ATGATAAATAGATGTACTTGGTGCGGAACGGATCCGCTTTATGTAAAATATCATGATGAAGAGTGGGGAGTTCCTTCTCATGATGACAGAAAATTGTTTGAAATGTTAAATTTAGAAGGAGCACAAGCAGGATTAAGCTGGTTCACGATTCTTAAGAAAAGAGAAAATTATAAGAACGTTTTTGACAATTTTGACGCGGAAAAGATCTCTAAATATTCAGATAAAAAGATTGAAAAAATTTTACAGGATCCGGGAATTGTTAGAAATAAATTAAAAGTTAATTCGGTTATTACAAACGCAAAAGCTTTCTTGCAAGTGAAACAGGAATTTGGAACTTTTGACAATTACATTTGGCAATTTGTAAATTACAAACAAATAAATAATTCATTTAAAAGCATAAAAGATGTTCCGGCTAAAACAGAAATTTCTGATGCAATGAGCAAAGATCTGAAAAAACGCGGATTTAAGTTTGTGGGTTCAACAATTTGCTATGCATTTATGCAGGCAGTGGGAATGATAAATGACCACACAAAAAATTGTTTTAGATATGAGGAAATCAATAACTTATCTTAA
- a CDS encoding PhoH family protein: MTKQKSVKTFVLDTNVILHDPSCIHQFKENNIVIPITVIEEIDHFKRGSQVINLNAREFVRTLDSLTGKNLFNGGVSLGKGKGKVRIVISKSIAKEIKDSFKEDTPDHRILNTAILLHQETKEKDRIILVSKDVNLRMKAKALGVLSEDYTTDRVGSIEELYSGKEVIEDFEDEIIQILFKTPFSIDADLIAKRINSEMVPNKYFILKNENRSVLTYLNQEMNLFERIDKENVYGIIPRNAEQTFATHALCNADIPLVSLTGKAGTGKTLLALASSLQVRKNYRQIYIARPIVPLSNKDIGFLPGDVESKIGPYMQPLWDNLKVIQDQFKETDSKFATIENLIKDNKLVIEPLSYIRGRSLQRIFFIVDEAQNLTPHEIKTIITRAGAGVKIVLTGDIYQIDHPYLDTQSNGLSYLIDHFKGQKLYSHINLEKGERSELAELASNIL, encoded by the coding sequence ATGACCAAGCAGAAATCAGTTAAAACTTTTGTGTTGGATACAAATGTTATTCTTCATGATCCAAGCTGCATTCATCAATTCAAGGAAAATAATATTGTAATTCCAATAACCGTTATTGAAGAAATTGACCATTTCAAACGCGGCAGCCAGGTTATAAACTTAAACGCAAGAGAATTTGTTAGAACTTTGGATTCATTAACCGGAAAAAACCTTTTTAACGGCGGCGTTTCATTGGGCAAAGGCAAAGGGAAAGTCAGAATTGTAATTAGCAAATCAATTGCAAAGGAAATTAAAGATTCATTTAAAGAAGATACACCAGATCATAGAATTTTAAATACCGCGATATTATTACATCAGGAAACAAAAGAAAAGGATCGAATAATCTTAGTATCCAAAGATGTAAACTTAAGAATGAAAGCAAAAGCTTTGGGTGTGCTTTCAGAAGATTATACAACCGATAGAGTTGGAAGTATTGAGGAACTTTACAGCGGAAAAGAAGTAATTGAAGATTTTGAAGACGAAATTATTCAAATATTATTTAAAACTCCATTTAGTATAGATGCGGATTTAATTGCAAAACGCATAAATTCGGAAATGGTTCCGAACAAATACTTTATACTAAAAAACGAAAACCGCTCAGTGCTCACATATTTAAATCAGGAAATGAATTTATTTGAACGTATCGATAAAGAAAATGTTTATGGAATAATTCCCCGCAACGCAGAACAAACTTTTGCAACACACGCGCTTTGCAATGCTGACATTCCTTTGGTTTCATTAACCGGAAAAGCCGGTACCGGAAAAACATTATTGGCGCTTGCGAGTTCACTGCAGGTAAGAAAAAACTATAGACAAATATATATAGCCAGACCGATAGTTCCTTTGAGCAATAAAGATATTGGATTTTTACCAGGCGATGTTGAAAGCAAAATTGGTCCTTATATGCAGCCGCTTTGGGATAATTTAAAAGTTATTCAAGATCAGTTTAAAGAAACAGATTCAAAATTTGCTACAATTGAAAACTTGATTAAAGATAATAAATTAGTGATTGAACCTTTGAGCTATATAAGAGGAAGGAGTTTACAGCGAATATTTTTTATTGTTGACGAAGCTCAAAATTTAACTCCGCATGAAATTAAAACAATAATTACACGCGCCGGAGCCGGAGTAAAAATTGTTTTAACCGGAGATATTTACCAAATCGATCACCCATATTTAGACACACAATCCAACGGATTATCATACCTGATCGATCATTTTAAAGGACAAAAATTATACTCGCACATAAATTTGGAAAAAGGTGAAAGATCAGAATTGGCTGAGCTTGCAAGTAATATTTTATAA
- a CDS encoding phosphoenolpyruvate carboxylase, producing MQNSLIIKEFEKFVNNKFNVYNSLFLNLPYPNVSNIGILIPLLSHVCKTGLESGKDPIEIIELFFNTHTDLKTEEEKIDFMFRVIQYVERQVVLYDSVEDAAYTDLLNLENNLNLKDYIHLSESKNNKQKLIDKLSNFSTRIVFTAHPTQFYSHSVLEIIGNLRKLITKNSINEIDITLQQLGLTSLINSKKPTPLDEAKNVIYFLSTIYYDAVIELYSSIKKNLPDNFDNPNIIQFGFWPGGDRDGNPFVTAETTMDVADNLRMSLMNCYYNDLKKLEPKLTFKKVEEILDQLINKVYSNIFEKSNTIKFDELLTYLIEIKDLVIKEYNGLYLEEIENLIDKVKIFRTHFASLDIRQNHKVHKQTIEEILKKENLIKDTLDELRKDELIEILLNKNISVSTDQFENELVKDTIKTISRIHFIQEKNGEIGCNRYVISNSEDIYSVLFVFALLKWCYWHNENIPIDIIPLFESIEGMANSEKIMNELFSLTHYRKHIFQRNNYQTIMLGFSDGTKDGGYLQANWSIFKTKENLTSVCKSYNIEPIFFDGRGGPPARGGGKTHRFYASQSDRIANNAIQITIQGQTISSKYGTKDHFIHNSEMLITAGLSHYLFEKDNAISESSRNLIERIADVSFEKYTSLKNHMMFVPYLENKSTLKFYGDTKIGSRPTKRGNNKNLELKDLRAIPFVGSWSQLKQNVPGYFGLGTAIKTLVDDGKFEELKNLFNTVPFFKTLILNSMMSLKKCNFDLTRYIAKDIDYKDFWEILLNEFELTKEMTLLISQHKFLMEEEPISRSSVEIRENIVLPLLVIQQAALQKIESGSEYKSNYEKMVRRSLYGNINASRNSA from the coding sequence ATGCAAAATTCATTGATAATAAAAGAATTTGAAAAATTTGTAAATAATAAATTCAATGTTTATAACAGTTTGTTTTTAAATCTTCCTTATCCAAATGTTAGTAATATTGGAATATTAATTCCTTTGTTAAGTCATGTCTGCAAAACCGGACTTGAATCCGGTAAAGATCCAATTGAGATTATAGAATTATTTTTTAATACTCATACAGATTTAAAGACGGAAGAAGAAAAAATTGATTTTATGTTCAGGGTAATTCAATATGTTGAAAGACAAGTTGTTCTTTATGATAGTGTGGAAGATGCTGCATATACTGATCTATTAAATTTAGAAAACAATCTTAATTTGAAAGATTATATTCATTTATCGGAAAGTAAAAATAACAAACAAAAGTTAATTGATAAACTTTCTAACTTCAGTACCAGAATTGTGTTTACGGCACACCCAACACAGTTTTATTCGCATTCTGTTTTGGAAATTATTGGTAATTTACGCAAGCTGATTACAAAAAACAGCATAAACGAAATAGACATAACTTTACAGCAGTTGGGATTAACTTCATTAATAAACTCTAAAAAACCGACTCCGCTTGATGAAGCTAAAAATGTAATTTATTTCTTAAGTACAATCTATTATGATGCAGTTATCGAACTTTATTCATCAATAAAAAAAAATCTCCCGGATAATTTTGATAATCCAAATATAATTCAATTCGGATTTTGGCCCGGCGGAGACAGAGACGGTAATCCATTTGTTACTGCAGAAACAACTATGGATGTCGCTGATAATTTACGAATGAGTTTGATGAACTGCTATTATAATGATCTGAAAAAACTTGAACCTAAACTTACATTTAAAAAGGTTGAAGAGATACTTGATCAATTAATAAATAAAGTTTATTCAAATATTTTTGAAAAATCTAATACAATAAAATTTGATGAACTGTTAACGTATCTAATCGAAATAAAAGATTTAGTAATTAAAGAATATAATGGTTTATATTTGGAAGAAATAGAAAATTTAATCGATAAAGTAAAAATATTTAGGACACATTTTGCGTCTTTGGATATTAGGCAAAATCATAAAGTTCACAAACAAACTATTGAAGAAATTCTAAAAAAGGAAAATCTAATTAAAGATACTTTGGATGAATTACGCAAAGATGAACTAATTGAAATTTTGTTGAATAAAAATATTTCTGTCAGCACTGATCAATTTGAAAATGAATTGGTAAAAGATACGATAAAAACTATTTCACGGATTCATTTCATTCAAGAAAAAAATGGAGAAATAGGCTGCAACAGATATGTTATAAGTAATTCAGAAGATATTTATTCCGTACTTTTTGTTTTTGCTTTATTAAAGTGGTGTTATTGGCACAATGAAAATATTCCCATCGATATAATTCCTTTATTTGAATCAATTGAGGGAATGGCAAATTCGGAAAAAATAATGAATGAGCTTTTTTCATTAACTCATTATAGAAAACATATTTTCCAAAGAAATAATTACCAAACCATAATGCTGGGATTTTCTGATGGAACTAAAGACGGCGGATATTTGCAGGCTAATTGGTCCATATTTAAAACCAAAGAGAATTTAACTTCTGTATGCAAAAGTTATAATATTGAACCAATTTTCTTTGACGGACGAGGCGGTCCACCGGCAAGAGGCGGCGGAAAAACTCATCGTTTCTACGCATCGCAAAGCGATAGAATTGCAAATAATGCAATTCAAATTACAATACAGGGACAAACTATTTCCAGCAAGTATGGAACCAAAGATCACTTTATTCATAATTCTGAAATGCTGATCACCGCCGGTTTGTCTCATTATTTATTTGAAAAGGATAATGCAATTTCTGAATCTTCAAGAAATTTAATAGAACGTATTGCAGACGTTAGTTTTGAAAAATATACATCTTTAAAAAATCACATGATGTTTGTACCATATTTGGAAAACAAAAGTACATTAAAATTTTACGGCGATACAAAAATCGGCAGTCGACCTACAAAAAGAGGTAACAATAAAAATTTGGAATTGAAAGATTTGCGGGCTATTCCCTTTGTCGGCTCTTGGAGTCAATTAAAACAAAATGTGCCTGGTTATTTTGGACTTGGAACGGCAATTAAAACTTTGGTTGATGATGGAAAGTTTGAAGAGTTAAAAAACTTATTCAACACGGTGCCATTTTTCAAAACATTGATTCTCAATAGTATGATGTCACTAAAAAAATGTAATTTTGATTTGACCCGCTATATAGCAAAGGATATTGATTACAAAGATTTTTGGGAAATTTTATTAAATGAATTTGAACTGACCAAGGAAATGACATTGTTGATTTCGCAGCATAAGTTTTTAATGGAGGAAGAGCCAATATCAAGAAGTTCTGTTGAAATTAGAGAAAATATTGTACTGCCATTGTTGGTAATTCAGCAAGCCGCCTTACAGAAAATTGAAAGTGGTTCTGAATACAAATCAAACTATGAAAAAATGGTAAGACGATCTTTGTACGGAAATATAAATGCAAGCAGAAATTCTGCTTAA
- a CDS encoding DUF423 domain-containing protein — MNKNHLIISSAMGALGVILGAFGAHSFKSILSPEMLETYKTGILYHLIHSVVLLAISLNQKFNLKVPFYFILTGIILFSFSIYIYCLTGIKTVVMITPVGGMSLIIGWISIIYYASKK, encoded by the coding sequence ATGAATAAAAATCATTTAATAATATCTTCAGCAATGGGAGCGCTTGGAGTTATTCTCGGCGCGTTTGGCGCTCACAGTTTTAAATCTATTCTTTCTCCGGAAATGCTTGAAACTTACAAAACCGGAATTTTATATCATTTAATTCATTCGGTAGTATTATTGGCGATATCTCTGAATCAAAAATTTAATTTAAAAGTGCCGTTTTATTTTATTTTAACAGGAATAATTCTCTTTTCATTTTCCATATACATCTATTGCTTAACAGGCATTAAAACTGTTGTAATGATTACACCTGTCGGTGGAATGAGTTTAATTATCGGGTGGATTTCAATAATATATTATGCGTCGAAAAAGTAG
- a CDS encoding MFS transporter, which yields MIAKINEKKFYPWLIVYLLWFVALLNYLDRQMLSTMKPSMMMDIPELAKAENFGRLMAIFLWIYAFMSPISGIIADRINRKWLIVGSLCVWSAVTMSMGFATTFDQIYLLRAVMGVSEAFYIPAALSLIADYHQGNTRSMAIGIHTTGIYLGQAFGGFGATFASFFSWHLTFKSVGLLGVIYGLILILFIEEKKTYKTDVVKSSFINEIKKMGKGLGVLFGNIAFWVLLFYFSAPSLPGWAVRNWLPTLFSETLKLDMAQAGPISTMTIAFASFFGVLIGGYVSDKWVMKNLKGRIYTGVIGLILTLPALFLVGKGTSMEVILAGGILFGLGFGIFDTNNMPILCQFVSPRYRATGYGLMNLAGISAGAIITEFLGKAADNGEMGQVFVLLTVVVLVAIILQLVVLRPKTINMTEDFHSN from the coding sequence ATGATAGCCAAAATTAATGAGAAAAAATTCTATCCATGGTTAATTGTCTATTTATTGTGGTTTGTTGCATTGCTTAATTATTTAGACAGACAAATGCTTTCAACAATGAAACCATCCATGATGATGGATATTCCGGAATTGGCAAAAGCTGAAAATTTTGGCAGACTAATGGCAATATTTTTATGGATTTATGCATTTATGAGTCCGATTTCAGGAATAATTGCGGATAGAATAAATAGAAAATGGCTTATTGTAGGAAGTTTATGCGTATGGTCAGCGGTTACAATGTCCATGGGTTTTGCAACAACTTTTGATCAAATTTATTTACTTCGAGCAGTAATGGGAGTTAGCGAGGCATTTTATATTCCCGCGGCATTATCATTAATTGCGGATTATCACCAGGGCAATACGCGTTCAATGGCGATTGGAATTCATACTACCGGAATTTATTTAGGTCAAGCCTTTGGCGGTTTTGGGGCAACATTTGCAAGCTTCTTTTCTTGGCATTTAACTTTTAAATCTGTTGGTTTATTAGGAGTTATTTATGGTCTTATCCTAATATTATTTATTGAAGAGAAGAAAACATATAAAACTGATGTAGTTAAAAGCAGTTTCATTAATGAAATAAAAAAAATGGGAAAAGGTTTGGGGGTATTGTTTGGAAATATCGCGTTTTGGGTTTTGCTTTTTTATTTTTCCGCTCCAAGTCTTCCAGGCTGGGCTGTAAGAAATTGGCTGCCTACATTATTTTCTGAAACACTTAAATTAGATATGGCTCAAGCAGGACCAATTTCAACAATGACAATTGCGTTCGCGTCATTTTTCGGAGTTTTAATTGGAGGTTATGTTTCCGATAAATGGGTTATGAAAAATTTAAAAGGCAGAATTTATACCGGCGTAATCGGATTGATACTTACTCTTCCCGCGCTATTTTTGGTTGGAAAAGGAACGAGCATGGAAGTAATATTAGCCGGAGGAATTTTATTTGGTTTAGGTTTTGGAATATTTGATACTAACAATATGCCCATTCTTTGTCAATTTGTTTCACCAAGATATAGAGCAACCGGATATGGTTTAATGAATTTAGCCGGAATTTCCGCCGGAGCAATTATAACAGAGTTTTTAGGAAAAGCCGCTGATAATGGCGAAATGGGACAAGTATTTGTTTTGCTGACTGTTGTTGTTCTTGTTGCAATAATATTACAACTTGTGGTACTTCGACCAAAAACAATAAATATGACTGAGGACTTTCACTCAAATTGA
- a CDS encoding NAD-dependent succinate-semialdehyde dehydrogenase, which produces MAIETINPANEELVKIFTPFSNNKVLQIIDNVHEEYLAWKNKNYSERKSFMNNAAEILRSEKKHYAQILTLEMGKPIKQAIAEVEKCAWVCEYYAENTESILSKEYIKTDASESYIQFDPLGIILAVMPWNFPFWQVFRFAAPALMAGNAGILKHASNVPMSALAIEEIFHKAGFPKNIFRTLLIESKQVDLVIENPKVKAVTLTGSEYAGSMVASKSGKMLKKSVMELGGSDPFIIFADADLKNTVKTAATARLLNNGQSCIAAKRFIVVEQIAEKFEQMFVEQMEKTIIGDPMKEETELGPIAREDLLIELHEQITRSVVAGAKILTGGNRLNKKGFYYAPTIISNVKKGMAAYEEELFGPAAIVIKVKNEEEAILTANDTNFGLGASLWTIDIEKAKSLAKEIESGSVYINGMVKSDPRLPFGGIKLSGYGRELSHYGIKEFVNIKSVWVK; this is translated from the coding sequence ATGGCAATTGAAACTATAAATCCGGCTAATGAAGAATTAGTAAAAATATTTACTCCGTTTAGTAATAATAAAGTATTGCAGATTATTGATAATGTTCATGAAGAATATTTAGCGTGGAAAAATAAAAACTATTCAGAAAGAAAATCTTTTATGAATAATGCCGCTGAAATTTTGAGAAGTGAAAAAAAACATTATGCCCAAATTTTAACTTTGGAAATGGGAAAACCAATAAAACAAGCAATTGCAGAAGTGGAAAAGTGCGCGTGGGTTTGCGAATATTACGCGGAAAATACGGAATCAATTTTAAGTAAAGAATACATTAAAACAGACGCGAGCGAAAGTTATATTCAATTTGATCCATTGGGAATTATACTTGCAGTAATGCCGTGGAATTTTCCATTTTGGCAAGTATTTCGTTTTGCAGCTCCGGCACTAATGGCTGGGAATGCAGGTATTTTAAAACATGCTTCTAATGTTCCAATGAGTGCCTTGGCAATTGAAGAAATATTTCACAAAGCCGGATTTCCTAAAAATATATTTCGCACACTTTTAATTGAATCGAAGCAAGTTGATTTGGTGATTGAAAATCCAAAAGTTAAAGCTGTTACTTTAACGGGCAGCGAATATGCCGGAAGTATGGTTGCTTCAAAAAGCGGAAAAATGTTGAAGAAAAGTGTAATGGAGTTAGGTGGAAGCGATCCGTTTATAATTTTTGCGGATGCTGATTTAAAGAACACCGTTAAAACCGCCGCAACTGCCAGGCTGCTGAACAACGGACAGAGTTGTATTGCCGCAAAAAGATTTATTGTGGTTGAACAAATTGCGGAAAAGTTTGAACAGATGTTTGTTGAACAAATGGAAAAAACAATTATCGGCGACCCGATGAAGGAAGAAACTGAATTGGGACCAATTGCTAGAGAAGATCTGTTGATTGAACTACATGAACAAATAACGAGATCAGTTGTTGCCGGCGCAAAAATTTTAACCGGAGGAAATCGTTTAAATAAAAAAGGATTTTATTATGCTCCGACAATTATTAGTAATGTAAAAAAGGGGATGGCCGCTTATGAAGAAGAATTATTTGGACCTGCGGCAATTGTAATTAAGGTTAAAAATGAAGAAGAAGCAATTTTGACCGCGAATGATACAAATTTTGGTTTAGGAGCTTCACTTTGGACAATCGATATTGAAAAAGCCAAATCACTTGCTAAGGAAATTGAATCCGGTTCGGTTTATATAAATGGAATGGTAAAATCGGACCCGCGGTTACCTTTTGGCGGCATTAAACTTTCAGGATACGGCAGAGAATTATCACACTACGGAATCAAAGAATTCGTAAATATAAAATCGGTTTGGGTTAAATAA